The following are from one region of the Paenibacillus sp. KS-LC4 genome:
- a CDS encoding LamG-like jellyroll fold domain-containing protein: MRRNLKHLIVAMLALLMMLPQSFVSASTSEEPVQEAIRQVSSEVTPIFNWAFDQGLVEERSVVNSVYSESVEDYAELQGTAAIVNDAQRGNVLSLSGGANGTGWLKLPDHLYRDIEDELSISFWANVDPSSNAYTRLLSSTIAKKGLTSRGVGWWQDSEFIIVAGGGTFNNRIYTGTNPNAIADYRGDMDWNVNPARGKWQHIVITMKNDGAYEVYVDGKASGASSLVPGNSTSNATMLTVMQHFFTRSYLDALKFNDFGRSLYTSDGDMNGRFDDIRLYKDVLNAEQVNDLYEKTRHDGADVVKPAKISVDLADRSLGEVFHGAAGALYAVSEPNVPDINTLISIKPSHISQKPPNGIQHPTGDALRVADYFFDAGGEAVNIVMQDYYQHWYYPSRTADEYINEAVIPIATAVKAYKNNWASKNPGEDPDQKFIYIPFNEPEQNGNRYPQLLADNPTGVNSRAVFNRDWLAVTQKIKEIDPGAVISGVNLTQYGAKVFEAFIPYCVENDCLPDIISWHMLWDKAYNAAASNVATFRGVESRHEQRYRELYPDREVPFPIKVDINEYAATSEIAVGGSLIHYIARYDELKMNSMLPYWNTANSYGSLLAGQNEPNGAWWLYKWYADMMGGDMAKVSVIHARNDQDLFGPGLYGLSSIQDDKEQVSIAFGGTQGDSTIEFNHVSGDANSPSFLEGAEQARVTVWHAGYTGLTGFLVEPTQIIDRNYPVENGTITLDVKLDDYTSAYFAVITPAVNNNSHEIWFDRFEAEDAEVQTNVITTDHYPRKSTGRSASNGRYIEGIKYLNSVVKWTNITVPADGNYRLDMIGGSGAAASMRNQANTGNANQRINSEWFVKIDDQPSFKIVLRADYSMQLLGGNTSFVDLEQGTHSLSISKYNLDTGEEGQGESTLDAIELTYNGQPEELPNYRVQAEFAEYDTAKGLSRESSLEGFEGAGYLTGYGHDSDANTRFVTSVLHDGMYDLKIRYSSSNNGVIHVDHDRKPVVNISVVKTNDQWKEATLRIFLRKGINLIDIQSNAELSLDYIDAAFVDKTPVFSIEAENAVINGTPAGSELPFIRNDAFAKYASGGKYVNGITSYDGVVRNLEIKDIVVPTAGKYKLVVTYANGESAGTHAYNNDVVERYAQISVNGAEPQTVYFKNTISWQQFNTQTIDVELKAGSNTIRFSNNNTYDGGSNPYGGIGAQGFTPYTSVPHQYTPAFDRFDIYP; the protein is encoded by the coding sequence ATGAGACGCAATCTTAAGCATTTAATTGTAGCTATGCTTGCATTGTTGATGATGTTGCCGCAGTCATTCGTAAGCGCTTCCACGAGCGAGGAGCCTGTTCAAGAGGCCATTCGGCAAGTATCGTCAGAGGTAACACCTATATTCAACTGGGCATTTGATCAGGGGCTGGTGGAGGAACGATCTGTTGTGAACAGTGTTTATTCGGAATCGGTTGAAGATTATGCTGAGCTTCAAGGAACGGCGGCTATTGTCAATGATGCGCAGCGAGGGAATGTGCTTTCCCTGTCAGGCGGGGCAAATGGTACCGGCTGGTTAAAGCTGCCGGATCATCTATATCGCGATATTGAAGATGAGCTGTCCATTTCTTTTTGGGCTAATGTTGATCCATCATCGAATGCTTATACCCGGCTATTATCCTCTACTATTGCCAAAAAAGGGCTAACATCAAGGGGGGTGGGTTGGTGGCAAGACTCGGAGTTTATAATCGTTGCTGGAGGAGGAACATTTAATAATCGGATTTATACCGGTACTAATCCCAATGCGATTGCCGACTACAGAGGGGACATGGATTGGAATGTAAATCCCGCGAGGGGCAAATGGCAGCATATTGTTATTACGATGAAAAATGATGGTGCTTATGAAGTGTATGTAGATGGCAAAGCGAGTGGAGCAAGCAGTTTGGTTCCAGGAAACAGTACGTCCAATGCGACAATGCTAACGGTTATGCAGCATTTCTTCACTCGTTCCTATCTGGATGCTTTGAAGTTCAATGACTTTGGCAGATCCCTTTATACATCTGATGGAGATATGAATGGCAGGTTTGATGATATTCGGCTGTATAAGGATGTTTTGAATGCAGAGCAAGTAAACGACTTGTATGAGAAGACAAGGCATGATGGAGCCGATGTGGTAAAGCCTGCAAAAATATCGGTTGATTTGGCAGATCGCTCATTAGGAGAAGTGTTCCATGGTGCCGCTGGTGCTCTATATGCGGTCAGTGAGCCAAACGTTCCGGATATCAATACGTTAATTTCTATTAAACCCTCTCATATTTCGCAAAAGCCTCCCAATGGCATTCAGCACCCGACAGGAGATGCTCTGAGAGTTGCAGACTATTTCTTTGACGCTGGGGGAGAAGCGGTTAACATCGTTATGCAGGACTATTATCAGCATTGGTACTATCCATCTAGAACAGCCGACGAGTATATTAACGAAGCTGTCATCCCGATTGCTACGGCAGTCAAAGCATATAAGAATAACTGGGCTTCCAAAAATCCAGGCGAGGATCCAGATCAGAAATTCATCTATATTCCATTTAATGAGCCTGAACAGAATGGAAATCGCTATCCACAGTTATTAGCTGACAATCCAACAGGCGTAAATTCAAGAGCTGTGTTTAATAGAGACTGGTTAGCGGTCACACAGAAAATTAAGGAAATTGACCCCGGCGCGGTCATTTCAGGGGTGAATTTAACGCAGTATGGAGCAAAAGTATTTGAAGCTTTCATTCCCTATTGTGTTGAAAATGATTGTTTGCCCGATATTATCAGTTGGCATATGCTGTGGGACAAAGCTTATAATGCTGCGGCATCAAATGTCGCTACCTTCAGAGGTGTGGAATCAAGGCACGAGCAAAGGTACAGAGAGCTGTATCCAGATCGTGAAGTGCCGTTCCCGATTAAAGTCGATATTAATGAATATGCCGCAACATCTGAAATTGCAGTAGGCGGGTCGCTTATTCATTACATCGCGCGTTATGACGAATTGAAGATGAATAGTATGCTGCCTTACTGGAACACGGCCAATTCATATGGTTCCTTACTTGCTGGGCAAAATGAACCGAATGGCGCATGGTGGTTATATAAATGGTATGCAGATATGATGGGTGGAGACATGGCTAAGGTCAGCGTCATTCATGCTCGAAATGATCAAGACCTGTTTGGGCCTGGATTGTATGGTCTATCGTCCATTCAAGATGATAAGGAACAAGTGAGTATAGCATTTGGCGGTACACAAGGGGATAGCACAATCGAGTTCAATCATGTGTCCGGCGATGCAAATAGTCCATCATTCCTTGAAGGGGCAGAGCAAGCTCGTGTCACGGTTTGGCATGCAGGATATACGGGTTTAACGGGCTTCCTTGTAGAGCCGACGCAAATTATTGATCGCAATTACCCGGTTGAAAATGGCACGATAACGTTGGATGTGAAATTGGATGATTATACTTCAGCCTATTTTGCTGTCATTACACCGGCAGTAAATAATAATTCGCACGAAATTTGGTTCGACCGTTTCGAGGCAGAGGATGCTGAGGTTCAGACAAATGTTATCACTACGGACCATTATCCGCGTAAAAGTACTGGCCGCTCGGCATCCAACGGGCGGTACATTGAAGGCATCAAATATTTAAACAGTGTGGTAAAGTGGACCAACATTACAGTTCCGGCAGACGGAAACTACCGATTAGATATGATTGGTGGAAGCGGCGCTGCTGCAAGCATGCGTAATCAAGCAAATACAGGGAACGCAAATCAACGTATCAATTCGGAATGGTTTGTCAAGATTGATGATCAGCCCTCCTTCAAGATTGTGCTTCGTGCGGATTATAGCATGCAGTTATTAGGAGGAAATACAAGTTTTGTTGATTTGGAGCAAGGGACGCATTCGCTTAGTATTAGTAAATACAATTTGGATACGGGAGAAGAAGGCCAAGGGGAATCCACGCTTGATGCAATTGAATTGACTTATAACGGCCAGCCTGAGGAGCTCCCAAATTATCGTGTACAGGCAGAATTTGCCGAGTATGATACTGCAAAGGGATTGTCGAGAGAAAGCAGTCTCGAAGGTTTTGAAGGCGCAGGGTATTTGACTGGTTATGGCCATGATTCCGACGCAAATACTCGTTTCGTCACGAGTGTGCTTCACGACGGCATGTATGATTTGAAGATTCGATATTCCTCATCCAATAATGGAGTCATTCATGTGGATCATGACCGCAAACCTGTTGTAAATATTTCTGTTGTAAAAACTAATGATCAATGGAAAGAAGCAACGTTGCGTATATTTTTACGCAAGGGTATAAATCTGATAGATATCCAATCAAATGCGGAGCTTAGTCTGGATTATATCGATGCAGCTTTTGTTGACAAAACGCCAGTCTTCTCAATTGAAGCTGAAAATGCTGTGATTAATGGAACACCGGCCGGCTCTGAATTGCCGTTCATTCGGAATGATGCCTTTGCGAAATATGCTTCAGGCGGGAAGTATGTAAACGGGATTACCTCTTACGACGGTGTGGTCCGAAATCTTGAAATTAAAGATATCGTTGTGCCGACAGCTGGGAAATATAAGCTGGTTGTCACATATGCGAATGGTGAAAGCGCGGGTACACATGCCTATAACAATGATGTTGTTGAGAGATATGCACAAATCAGCGTAAATGGTGCTGAGCCGCAAACGGTATACTTTAAAAATACGATTTCGTGGCAGCAATTCAACACACAAACGATAGATGTTGAACTGAAAGCAGGCAGTAATACAATACGATTCTCAAATAATAATACGTATGACGGTGGTTCTAATCCATATGGGGGAATTGGCGCTCAGGGCTTTACTCCCTACACCTCCGTACCGCATCAGTATACGCCAGCGTTCGATCGATTCGATATTTATCCGTGA
- the nirB gene encoding nitrite reductase large subunit NirB, giving the protein MGAIRQKLVLIGNGMAGVNTLEHILKLSPDHYDITVFGSEPHPNYNRIMLSYVLEGSKTIDDIILNSWAWYEEHHITLHTGTTITAIDTQQKIVLADNGLTAAYDRLIIATGSNPIILPVPGHEKQGVVGFRDIADCSVMLETAKQYRNAAVIGGGLLGLEAAKGLLNLGMNVTVIHLMADLMERQLDPSASAMLKAELERQGLHFLMEKQTAGIYGGERVEGLTFSDGTKLESDFIVMAAGIRPNTALASASGIEVKRGIVVDDYMQTSAEGVYAVGECAEHRGVCYGLVAPLFEQGAVLAKQLCGVQTKPYEGTQLSTKLKISGVDVFSTGAFLDQPELTVIRKQDDWKQQYKKLLLKGDTIVGGVLYGDVSDSSRIQQWVREGAAMTEAIYAELMGAAGTTLSAADRVAQMADDEIVCGCNGVSKGHIVKAIKDNALTSVDEVKACTGAGRSCGGCIPTVSHLLQYVLGDEYAGQKTKTGMCGCTDLSRDEIVAAIKEKHLTTVKEVMHVLNWHNPEGCSKCRPAVNYYLGMLWPQEHEDEKDSRFVNERMNANIQKDGTYTVVPRMYGGVTTPEDLKKIADVAVKYDVKMVKVTGGQRLDLIGVAKEDLPLVWEELDMPSGYAYAKALRTVKTCVGQQFCRFGTQDSIGMGIRLEKTFERIDMPAKYKMAVNGCPRNCAESCTKDVGIVGNDGGWEMFVGGNGGIKPRIADLLCKVKTDEELVQIVGAFTQYYRLTANYLERTSEWVERMGIEAIKAEVVDNMDRRCELYQDILAVLAELKEPWSTTLEEERKSRYLFDAIQMK; this is encoded by the coding sequence ATGGGAGCAATACGGCAAAAGCTTGTACTGATTGGCAATGGGATGGCGGGTGTAAACACGCTGGAGCATATCCTCAAGCTGTCACCGGATCATTACGACATCACGGTATTCGGCAGCGAGCCGCATCCAAACTATAACCGGATTATGCTTTCTTATGTATTGGAGGGCAGCAAGACGATAGACGATATTATTTTGAACAGCTGGGCTTGGTACGAGGAGCATCATATTACGCTGCATACGGGAACGACGATAACGGCCATAGATACGCAGCAAAAAATCGTGCTTGCGGACAATGGGCTGACCGCAGCCTATGACCGTCTAATTATTGCTACAGGCTCGAATCCCATTATACTGCCCGTTCCCGGGCATGAGAAGCAGGGCGTCGTAGGCTTCCGCGACATTGCAGATTGCAGCGTCATGCTGGAGACAGCCAAGCAATATCGCAATGCAGCCGTTATAGGCGGCGGGCTGCTCGGTCTGGAAGCGGCCAAGGGCTTGCTCAATTTGGGCATGAATGTGACGGTCATCCATTTGATGGCGGATTTAATGGAGCGCCAGCTTGACCCAAGCGCTTCGGCGATGCTGAAGGCGGAGCTGGAGCGGCAGGGGCTGCATTTTCTCATGGAAAAGCAGACAGCGGGCATTTACGGCGGTGAGCGCGTAGAGGGGCTGACCTTCAGCGATGGAACGAAGCTGGAATCAGACTTTATCGTTATGGCAGCGGGCATACGGCCTAATACAGCATTGGCCAGCGCAAGCGGCATTGAAGTAAAGCGCGGCATCGTCGTCGATGATTATATGCAAACGTCGGCGGAAGGTGTGTACGCCGTTGGCGAATGCGCCGAGCACCGCGGCGTGTGCTATGGTCTTGTTGCTCCGCTGTTTGAGCAGGGAGCCGTGCTTGCGAAGCAGCTATGCGGCGTGCAAACGAAGCCTTACGAGGGAACGCAGCTGTCGACCAAGCTGAAGATTTCGGGCGTAGACGTTTTTTCGACGGGCGCCTTCCTGGATCAGCCAGAGCTGACGGTCATTCGCAAGCAGGACGACTGGAAGCAGCAGTACAAAAAGCTGCTGCTTAAGGGGGATACCATTGTTGGCGGCGTGCTTTATGGCGATGTCAGCGATTCGAGCCGGATTCAGCAATGGGTGCGCGAAGGGGCTGCCATGACAGAGGCTATATATGCGGAGCTGATGGGAGCGGCTGGCACCACGCTATCGGCTGCTGACCGCGTAGCGCAAATGGCTGATGATGAAATCGTATGCGGCTGCAATGGCGTATCGAAGGGGCATATCGTAAAGGCGATCAAGGACAATGCGCTTACTTCGGTTGATGAGGTGAAGGCGTGCACAGGGGCAGGTCGTTCGTGCGGTGGCTGTATACCGACCGTTAGCCACCTGCTGCAATATGTGCTGGGTGACGAATATGCCGGGCAGAAAACAAAGACGGGCATGTGCGGCTGTACAGATCTCAGCCGCGATGAAATCGTAGCTGCGATTAAAGAAAAGCATTTGACGACGGTGAAAGAGGTTATGCATGTACTGAATTGGCATAACCCGGAGGGCTGCTCGAAATGCCGTCCAGCAGTCAATTATTACTTGGGCATGCTATGGCCGCAGGAGCATGAGGACGAGAAGGATTCGCGCTTCGTTAATGAACGGATGAACGCCAACATTCAGAAGGATGGCACCTACACGGTCGTGCCGCGGATGTATGGCGGCGTGACGACGCCGGAGGATTTGAAGAAAATTGCCGATGTTGCCGTGAAATATGATGTGAAAATGGTCAAGGTGACCGGAGGCCAGCGGCTTGATTTGATCGGAGTTGCGAAGGAGGATTTGCCGCTCGTATGGGAAGAGCTGGATATGCCGTCGGGCTATGCCTATGCAAAGGCGCTGCGTACAGTGAAAACTTGCGTCGGCCAGCAATTTTGCCGCTTCGGTACACAGGATTCGATCGGTATGGGCATTCGACTGGAAAAAACATTTGAGCGGATCGATATGCCCGCCAAGTACAAAATGGCCGTGAATGGCTGTCCGCGCAACTGCGCCGAGTCGTGTACGAAGGATGTTGGTATCGTCGGCAATGACGGCGGCTGGGAGATGTTCGTTGGCGGCAATGGCGGAATCAAGCCGCGCATCGCCGACCTGCTGTGCAAAGTGAAGACGGATGAAGAGCTTGTGCAGATCGTGGGTGCTTTTACCCAATATTATCGTTTGACGGCGAATTATTTGGAGCGCACTTCGGAGTGGGTGGAGCGCATGGGGATAGAAGCGATCAAAGCGGAAGTTGTTGACAATATGGATCGACGCTGCGAGCTTTATCAGGATATTTTAGCCGTGCTAGCCGAGCTGAAGGAGCCTTGGAGCACAACGCTTGAGGAGGAGCGGAAAAGCCGCTATTTGTTCGATGCGATTCAAATGAAATAG
- the nirD gene encoding nitrite reductase small subunit NirD produces MTTHINQDLTYIKIGTLEDFRERMGRVIRLKQKEIVVFRTTDGNLYALDNRSPHRKGGPLAEGIVSGHFVLDPLYDWKIALDSGQVQAPDSGLVQTYPLKVEGESVQMGLSPQQARQLGLAH; encoded by the coding sequence ATGACCACTCACATCAATCAAGATTTGACCTATATTAAAATCGGTACACTCGAGGATTTTCGCGAACGGATGGGGCGGGTCATTCGTTTGAAGCAGAAGGAGATTGTTGTGTTTCGTACCACTGACGGCAATTTGTATGCACTGGACAATCGCAGTCCCCATCGCAAGGGAGGGCCGCTGGCGGAAGGCATCGTATCGGGACATTTTGTACTGGACCCCTTATATGATTGGAAGATTGCGCTGGATAGCGGGCAGGTGCAGGCGCCTGATTCTGGTTTGGTGCAAACCTATCCACTGAAGGTGGAGGGCGAGAGCGTACAGATGGGACTGTCGCCTCAGCAAGCAAGGCAGCTCGGACTGGCACATTAA
- a CDS encoding hemerythrin domain-containing protein, which produces MNTATLNREGGQGKKGFGECACCSGNHLLHALLEQKERQDIGIQPEKLKVADWSKQSIAGMVRQLMFGYHLFLRAELPLLHELTVLITSVHGSRHRQLIELQQRFHALKALLEQHLIDEEECFFPLILKYERHNSANAFRQAKQMVEKLEGDHRRIGNMLLHLRLASAHYMLPDDACEAFAYTYSRLRQLEAKLLEHIRLENHYLFYRL; this is translated from the coding sequence TTGAATACAGCGACGCTTAACAGAGAAGGTGGCCAAGGCAAGAAGGGCTTCGGAGAGTGCGCATGCTGCAGCGGCAACCACCTGCTGCATGCGCTTTTGGAGCAGAAGGAGCGGCAGGACATTGGCATTCAGCCGGAGAAGCTGAAAGTGGCAGATTGGAGCAAGCAGTCGATTGCCGGGATGGTGCGGCAGCTCATGTTTGGCTATCATCTGTTTCTCAGAGCCGAGCTGCCGTTGCTGCATGAATTGACGGTGCTCATTACGAGCGTGCATGGCAGCCGGCACCGCCAATTGATTGAGCTTCAGCAGCGCTTCCATGCTTTAAAGGCTTTGCTGGAGCAGCATTTGATTGACGAGGAAGAATGCTTTTTCCCGCTTATTCTGAAATATGAGCGGCATAATTCTGCTAATGCCTTCAGGCAGGCGAAGCAAATGGTCGAGAAGCTTGAAGGCGACCATAGGCGAATCGGTAATATGCTGCTGCATCTTAGACTGGCTTCGGCGCATTATATGCTGCCAGATGATGCGTGTGAAGCTTTCGCTTATACGTACAGCAGGCTAAGGCAGCTGGAAGCAAAGCTGCTGGAGCATATTCGGCTGGAAAATCATTATTTATTTTATAGATTGTGA
- the pflB gene encoding formate C-acetyltransferase, whose amino-acid sequence MAVNHTDRIKVAETAGAWRGFAAGKWQERIDVKDFLDHNLQPYTGNESFLAGATEATVELWQKIQQLVKQERANGGVLDIDLNTVSSITAHAPGYIDQKKEQIVGLQTDAPLKRSIQPFGGIKMVVDACEAYGFELPAEMVKMFTEIRKTHNQGVFDAYTTEMRAARKAGIITGLPDAYGRGRIIGDYRRVALYGVDRLIAGKKQELLLLETGTMTEETIRDREEISEQIRSLQELKQMSLTYGCNISRPAATAKEAFQWLYFAYLGAIKEQNGAAMSLGRVSSFLDIYIERDRLEGRLTEEQAQELMDHFVMKLRIVKFLRTPDYNELFSGDPTWVTESIGGMAVNGQTRVTRSSFRILHTLYNLGPAPEPNLTVLWSASLPEAFKKYCAKVSIETSSIQYENDDIMRPQFGDDYGIACCVSAMRIGKQMQFFGARANLAKALLYAINGGVDEVSGAQVGPAFAPITSDLRLDYKEVMGKYDAMLEWLAGLYMNTLNIIHYMHDKYAYERLEMALHDREILRTMACGIAGLSVVADSLSAIKHAVVIPIRNENGIVVDFDIQGEYPMYGNNDERVDRIAVQLTETFMNKLRKHRTYRGALPTMSVLTITSNVVYGKKTGSTPDGRKAGEPFAPGANPMHGRDRKGALASLASVAKIPYEDCLDGISNTFSIIPKALGKEPLTRINNLVSLLDGYADSSGHHLNVNVFEREQLLDAMEHPENYPQLTIRVSGYAVNFIKLTREQQLDVINRTFHGAV is encoded by the coding sequence ATGGCTGTCAATCATACCGATCGTATTAAAGTGGCAGAAACTGCAGGCGCTTGGCGGGGCTTTGCGGCAGGCAAATGGCAGGAACGCATTGATGTAAAGGATTTTCTGGATCATAATTTGCAGCCTTATACAGGCAATGAGTCCTTTTTGGCTGGAGCTACTGAGGCAACGGTCGAGCTTTGGCAAAAAATCCAGCAGCTCGTCAAGCAGGAGCGGGCAAACGGAGGTGTGCTGGATATTGACTTAAATACAGTTTCCAGCATTACCGCACATGCTCCCGGTTACATTGACCAGAAGAAGGAGCAGATTGTCGGGCTGCAAACCGACGCGCCGCTAAAGCGTTCGATTCAGCCATTCGGCGGCATCAAAATGGTCGTTGATGCCTGTGAGGCTTACGGCTTCGAGCTGCCCGCCGAAATGGTCAAAATGTTTACCGAGATTCGCAAAACCCATAACCAAGGCGTGTTTGATGCCTACACCACTGAAATGCGGGCAGCACGCAAAGCAGGCATCATTACGGGGCTGCCAGATGCTTATGGACGCGGCCGAATTATTGGCGATTACCGCCGAGTAGCCTTGTATGGGGTTGATCGTCTTATCGCGGGTAAAAAGCAGGAGCTGCTGCTGCTGGAAACAGGCACGATGACGGAGGAGACGATTCGCGACCGAGAGGAAATATCCGAGCAAATTCGTTCGCTGCAAGAGCTTAAGCAGATGAGCCTTACCTACGGCTGCAACATATCCAGGCCGGCAGCTACGGCGAAGGAAGCGTTCCAATGGCTGTATTTTGCTTATCTCGGGGCGATTAAGGAGCAGAACGGTGCGGCGATGAGCCTTGGGCGTGTTTCCAGCTTTCTCGATATTTATATCGAGCGCGATCGGCTGGAAGGAAGGCTGACGGAGGAGCAGGCGCAGGAGCTGATGGATCATTTTGTTATGAAGCTGCGGATTGTAAAGTTTTTGCGGACACCAGACTATAATGAGCTATTCAGCGGTGATCCGACTTGGGTGACAGAGTCGATTGGCGGCATGGCGGTCAATGGTCAGACGCGGGTAACGCGCAGCTCTTTCCGTATTCTTCATACGCTATACAATTTAGGTCCGGCGCCGGAGCCGAATTTGACCGTACTTTGGTCAGCGAGCCTGCCGGAAGCCTTCAAAAAATATTGCGCCAAGGTGTCGATTGAAACGAGCTCGATTCAATATGAAAATGATGACATTATGCGCCCGCAGTTCGGCGATGATTACGGCATTGCCTGCTGCGTCTCCGCGATGCGAATCGGCAAGCAAATGCAATTTTTTGGAGCTAGGGCGAATCTGGCTAAGGCGCTGCTCTATGCCATTAATGGTGGAGTAGATGAGGTATCCGGTGCGCAGGTTGGGCCGGCATTTGCTCCGATCACGAGCGATTTGCGCCTCGATTATAAAGAGGTGATGGGCAAATATGACGCTATGCTGGAATGGCTCGCCGGTCTATACATGAATACGCTGAACATCATCCATTACATGCATGATAAATACGCCTATGAGCGTCTGGAAATGGCGCTGCATGACCGCGAGATTTTGCGTACGATGGCATGCGGCATTGCGGGCTTGTCCGTTGTGGCAGACAGCTTGAGTGCCATCAAGCATGCGGTTGTTATTCCGATTCGCAATGAAAATGGCATCGTTGTCGATTTTGACATTCAGGGCGAATATCCGATGTACGGCAACAATGACGAGCGGGTAGACCGGATCGCTGTGCAGCTCACAGAAACGTTTATGAATAAGCTGCGCAAGCATCGCACCTACCGCGGCGCATTGCCAACGATGTCGGTGCTGACGATCACATCGAACGTCGTGTATGGCAAAAAAACGGGCAGCACGCCGGATGGCAGAAAAGCGGGAGAGCCTTTTGCACCGGGCGCTAATCCGATGCATGGCAGAGACCGCAAGGGTGCGCTTGCCTCGCTCGCATCCGTTGCCAAAATCCCGTACGAGGATTGTCTCGACGGTATTTCCAATACGTTCTCGATTATTCCGAAGGCGCTAGGCAAGGAGCCGCTGACGCGCATTAACAATCTCGTTTCGCTGCTTGACGGTTATGCGGATAGCTCCGGTCATCATTTAAACGTTAACGTGTTTGAACGGGAGCAGCTGCTGGATGCGATGGAGCATCCGGAAAACTACCCGCAGCTGACGATTCGCGTATCGGGCTATGCTGTTAATTTTATTAAGCTGACTCGCGAGCAGCAGCTTGATGTCATTAACCGCACGTTCCACGGCGCGGTATAG
- the pflA gene encoding pyruvate formate-lyase-activating protein: protein MLGRIHSFDTFGTVDGPGIRFVLFMQGCALQCQFCHNPDTWDTGAGKQVTVDDILREIEPYVPYYRRSGGGITVTGGEPTLQAPFVTELFKACKQRWGLHTTLDSSGFCEPNHAEPLMAVTDLVLLDLKIIDSVKHELLTSRPNERILRFAAALSSWKQPMWIRHVLIPQVTDGSDDLRALGAYISELQSVEKFEILPYHRMGVYKWQQLGREYPLEGIPSPTQQEVARAYRLVQEGGVHAVSQMQAAAHIEKKQPISRVIG from the coding sequence ATGTTAGGCAGAATCCATTCCTTTGATACGTTTGGAACCGTCGATGGGCCCGGCATTCGCTTCGTGCTTTTCATGCAGGGCTGCGCTTTGCAATGCCAGTTTTGCCACAACCCGGATACGTGGGATACTGGAGCTGGCAAGCAGGTAACAGTCGACGATATTTTGCGGGAAATCGAGCCCTATGTGCCGTATTACCGCCGCTCCGGCGGCGGCATTACGGTTACGGGAGGAGAGCCAACGCTGCAAGCGCCATTCGTAACCGAGCTGTTCAAAGCGTGCAAGCAGCGCTGGGGACTGCATACGACGCTTGATTCGTCGGGGTTTTGCGAACCGAATCATGCGGAGCCGCTTATGGCGGTTACTGATCTGGTGCTTCTTGATTTGAAAATAATTGATTCCGTTAAGCATGAGCTGCTAACCAGTCGTCCGAACGAGCGGATATTGCGTTTCGCAGCCGCTTTGAGCTCGTGGAAGCAGCCAATGTGGATTCGACATGTGCTCATTCCGCAGGTGACGGATGGCAGCGATGATTTGCGCGCGCTTGGCGCTTATATCAGCGAGCTTCAATCGGTGGAGAAGTTCGAGATTTTACCTTATCACCGCATGGGCGTTTACAAGTGGCAGCAGCTTGGCCGCGAATATCCGCTGGAAGGCATTCCGAGCCCAACGCAGCAGGAGGTTGCGCGGGCTTACCGGCTCGTGCAGGAGGGCGGAGTTCATGCGGTCTCACAAATGCAAGCGGCGGCCCATATAGAAAAGAAGCAGCCTATCAGCCGGGTAATCGGCTAG